A stretch of Flavobacteriales bacterium DNA encodes these proteins:
- the rplS gene encoding 50S ribosomal protein L19: MDPIKEINKAVFEKKDFPAFKAGDTVTVHYKIREGNKERIQQFQGTVLQRRGSGITETFTVRKITSGTGVERIFPIASPSIEKIERNKEGKVRRARVFYLRERMGKSARIKERVHFKKQD, encoded by the coding sequence ATGGATCCGATCAAAGAAATAAACAAGGCCGTTTTCGAGAAGAAGGATTTCCCTGCTTTCAAGGCCGGAGACACCGTTACCGTACACTACAAGATACGTGAGGGTAACAAGGAGCGTATCCAGCAGTTCCAAGGAACCGTGCTGCAGCGCAGAGGAAGTGGTATCACCGAGACCTTCACCGTAAGGAAGATAACCAGTGGTACAGGCGTAGAGCGTATCTTCCCTATAGCCAGCCCATCTATCGAGAAGATAGAACGCAATAAGGAAGGTAAGGTCCGCAGAGCGCGTGTATTCTACCTGAGAGAGCGTATGGGTAAATCAGCCCGTATCAA
- a CDS encoding two pore domain potassium channel family protein, translated as MVDKEKVKDFFYFRSVYEFLLDKHYRNLLLTSSFIIATGTVVYHYLEEWSWVDSLYFSVVTLTTIGYGDFAPQTDMGKLFTIIYIILGLGMILGFINAVYEHYRNRSERRNGNSYHNENPIQRFDP; from the coding sequence ATGGTCGATAAAGAGAAAGTCAAGGATTTCTTCTACTTCCGTTCCGTGTATGAGTTCCTGCTCGACAAGCACTATCGGAATCTGCTCCTAACGAGTTCATTTATTATCGCCACTGGCACAGTGGTCTATCATTATTTGGAGGAATGGTCCTGGGTGGACTCCTTGTACTTCTCAGTAGTCACCCTCACGACCATCGGCTATGGAGACTTTGCTCCGCAGACGGATATGGGAAAGCTCTTCACGATCATCTATATCATCCTGGGTCTGGGAATGATCCTCGGTTTCATCAATGCTGTGTATGAGCATTACCGCAACCGCTCAGAGCGGAGGAACGGCAATAGCTATCACAATGAGAATCCGATCCAGCGATTCGATCCCTGA
- a CDS encoding universal stress protein, producing MTNTQDLQDKMEDQLHETSIWTSDVDFWIDEMNAYQRILDRIVPRLQRPEKLKSLDHLQNIVLYYKNEILLDLKSKLFHHHGDLKGTYNGDIASHFTQINEMHVQLSEQMVDIEKRLRSYKQEFLDLQSLVKDLESTAIQHIDHIILPTDFSPNAERAVDYALSILGNAVDRITLFYVHSDIELENDGFDSPDREAFQSAKALIHTEIERIEKGFPDLLPKIRTEVRYGEFGTRLAEMLDSVAVDMIVMGTRGAGGSSALFGSITSKTIQAVHTPVLVIPEETPLLPPKRIMFAADLETSSRPAGMDLLRSLAEQYDAEMRVVHVDKEQSSIDSIHERFSATESLESLGLVDQEVHYMLADKVLSGINDYVKEYMVDMVCTITHHQGFLSKLFRPSTTERMVLHSHIPILVLHESEM from the coding sequence ATGACAAATACGCAAGACTTACAGGATAAGATGGAGGACCAACTCCATGAGACCTCGATCTGGACCAGCGATGTGGATTTCTGGATCGATGAGATGAATGCCTATCAGCGCATCTTGGACCGTATTGTGCCGCGTCTTCAGCGTCCAGAAAAACTCAAGTCGCTCGATCATCTCCAGAATATCGTTCTGTACTATAAGAATGAGATCCTGCTGGATCTGAAGAGCAAACTATTCCACCATCATGGGGATCTGAAAGGAACGTACAACGGGGATATCGCTTCGCATTTCACCCAGATCAATGAAATGCACGTCCAACTGTCAGAACAGATGGTGGATATCGAAAAGCGTTTAAGGAGTTACAAGCAGGAATTCCTGGACCTCCAATCCTTGGTCAAGGACCTTGAATCAACGGCTATCCAGCATATAGACCACATCATCCTCCCAACTGATTTCTCGCCAAATGCCGAACGCGCAGTGGACTACGCCCTTTCCATTCTCGGAAATGCGGTAGACCGGATCACGCTTTTCTATGTGCATAGTGACATCGAGTTGGAGAACGATGGATTCGACTCACCGGACAGAGAGGCCTTTCAGAGTGCTAAAGCGCTCATCCATACCGAAATCGAACGCATAGAGAAGGGATTCCCCGACCTCCTACCCAAGATCAGGACAGAAGTACGGTATGGTGAATTCGGAACGCGATTGGCTGAGATGCTGGACTCTGTAGCTGTAGATATGATCGTAATGGGAACACGTGGAGCAGGTGGCTCGAGTGCCCTATTCGGAAGTATCACCTCCAAGACCATCCAAGCGGTGCATACCCCTGTGCTGGTCATTCCCGAGGAAACGCCTCTCCTACCGCCTAAGCGCATCATGTTCGCGGCAGACCTGGAGACCAGCAGCCGACCGGCTGGGATGGACCTTCTGCGCAGCTTGGCCGAACAGTATGATGCCGAAATGAGAGTAGTACACGTGGACAAAGAGCAGAGTTCCATCGATTCGATCCATGAACGATTTTCTGCCACGGAGTCACTTGAGTCATTGGGATTGGTCGATCAGGAGGTACATTATATGCTCGCAGATAAGGTACTCTCAGGTATCAATGACTATGTGAAAGAGTACATGGTGGATATGGTGTGCACGATCACGCATCACCAGGGATTCCTTTCCAAATTGTTCAGACCCAGTACGACCGAACGTATGGTCCTGCATTCACATATCCCTATACTCGTACTTCACGAATCCGAAATGTGA
- a CDS encoding universal stress protein has product MHTILIPLDFSDVSMNAARYAVQFFRNQPTEFICLNVLDYRKPAGGLSSMQSKMEEGIRRDLDKAYQKIVSESNFPGHSFNKVLIHDQSVDGITLYAEKVAAKAIFMGTTGASGLKEVLMGSVASGVIRRAKCPVVTIPELATYDKIETIGLATDFKPVKDFESYRFLMNTLDHCKADLVVVNVDGKKKPVDMEQTMAGMSLEKFLESVPHRYEFLQSDDLVNALLDFMEKENVDMIAMLHHTYKLLDMLFKRSSVEKVAMQTKIPLISLPEL; this is encoded by the coding sequence ATGCATACCATACTCATACCCCTTGACTTCTCTGATGTTTCCATGAACGCAGCCCGGTATGCCGTGCAGTTCTTCCGAAACCAGCCCACTGAATTCATCTGCTTGAATGTATTGGACTACCGGAAACCAGCTGGAGGACTCAGCAGTATGCAATCCAAAATGGAAGAAGGGATCCGCAGGGATCTGGACAAAGCATACCAAAAGATCGTATCCGAGAGCAATTTCCCTGGACACAGCTTCAATAAAGTACTCATCCATGACCAGAGCGTAGATGGCATCACACTCTATGCTGAAAAGGTGGCAGCCAAAGCCATCTTCATGGGAACTACAGGGGCGAGCGGATTGAAAGAAGTACTCATGGGCAGTGTGGCCTCAGGTGTGATACGCAGGGCCAAGTGCCCGGTGGTGACCATTCCAGAATTGGCCACGTATGACAAGATCGAGACCATCGGACTGGCCACTGATTTCAAACCGGTCAAGGATTTCGAATCCTACCGTTTCCTGATGAACACGCTGGATCATTGCAAGGCCGACCTAGTGGTGGTCAATGTGGATGGTAAGAAAAAGCCCGTGGATATGGAACAGACCATGGCAGGTATGTCTCTGGAGAAATTCTTGGAATCCGTGCCTCATCGCTATGAGTTCCTTCAAAGTGATGACCTGGTCAATGCGCTTCTGGATTTCATGGAGAAAGAGAACGTGGATATGATCGCCATGCTCCACCACACCTACAAATTGCTGGATATGCTATTCAAGCGCTCATCCGTAGAGAAAGTAGCCATGCAGACCAAGATACCCCTGATCTCATTGCCCGAATTGTAA
- a CDS encoding response regulator: MKKKILIIEDDEVLRENTAEILELANYEVVTASDGKLGVEAARTHHPDVIVCDIMMPELDGYGVIYLLSKDPATSGIPFIFLSAKSEKSDIRRGMALGADDYLTKPFEEMDLLAAIEGRLKRSEVLKQEYAYTREGLDRFIDNVHQISSLRGLYEDRSPRTYKKKEPVYHQGDIPHYLFFVNKGKVKTYQIHDDGKEYINELYHEGEFFGYLPIMESRPYPDFAETMEESEICRIPKDDFNALLKKDRDVGNAFIKLLTKNLYDKEKKLLSLAYDTVRKRTANALLELMERFGHGEPEFSMDISRTDLASMVGTASESVIRTLSDFKEEELIKVQGKTIHILDQKGLEKIW, from the coding sequence ATGAAGAAGAAGATACTCATCATCGAGGACGATGAAGTTCTCAGAGAGAATACCGCAGAGATTCTCGAATTGGCCAATTACGAGGTGGTCACCGCCTCAGACGGAAAACTGGGGGTGGAAGCAGCCAGAACGCATCATCCCGATGTGATCGTCTGTGATATCATGATGCCTGAATTGGACGGTTATGGAGTGATCTATCTGCTCAGCAAGGACCCGGCTACCTCAGGAATCCCTTTCATATTCCTCTCTGCCAAATCAGAGAAGAGCGACATACGCAGGGGAATGGCCCTAGGAGCCGATGACTACCTCACCAAACCCTTTGAAGAGATGGACCTACTGGCCGCCATCGAAGGTCGACTCAAGCGCAGTGAGGTTCTCAAACAGGAGTATGCCTATACCCGGGAGGGCTTGGATCGATTCATAGATAATGTACACCAGATCTCATCGCTTAGGGGATTGTATGAAGATCGCTCACCACGCACCTATAAGAAGAAAGAACCCGTCTACCATCAAGGGGATATACCACACTACCTCTTCTTTGTCAATAAGGGCAAAGTGAAGACCTACCAGATACACGATGATGGCAAGGAGTATATCAATGAACTGTACCACGAGGGAGAATTCTTCGGATATCTACCAATCATGGAATCCCGCCCCTATCCGGATTTTGCTGAGACCATGGAGGAATCAGAGATCTGCAGGATTCCCAAAGATGACTTCAATGCCTTGCTCAAAAAGGACCGCGATGTAGGTAACGCATTCATCAAACTACTGACCAAGAACCTATATGACAAAGAGAAGAAACTCCTGAGCCTGGCCTATGATACAGTGCGCAAGCGCACGGCCAATGCATTGCTGGAGTTGATGGAACGCTTCGGTCATGGAGAGCCTGAATTCAGCATGGATATATCGCGTACCGACCTCGCAAGTATGGTCGGGACCGCATCTGAATCGGTCATTCGTACCTTGAGTGACTTCAAAGAAGAAGAACTCATCAAGGTGCAAGGAAAGACCATCCATATCTTGGATCAGAAAGGGCTGGAGAAGATCTGGTAG
- a CDS encoding PAS domain-containing sensor histidine kinase gives MTTALHDSEQRLKSIIDTAVDGIITIDTQGVIQSINRSALELFQYTEDELLGQKINTLMPDPHKTAHDTYMGNYHRTGVKKIIGIGRQVDGQKKDGTLFPFRLSISEVHLDSGKLYTGIVHDLSEQVKAQEELTRLNESLEQKIQERTSQLSQAIDDLKDVNDNLNAEIAKRKKTEEEIKALLEKEIELGALKSRFVSMASHEFRTPLSGILSSASLISKYTRTEDEDKRAKHIERITNSVHNLTNILNDFLSLDKLQSGKVSIHPSEFSLSDLCQEVMDSTQGMLTEERRFDYAHSGSDTMNVDRNILKNILLNLVSNAIKYSRADTVIQIRSQIKGAYLEISVTDEGIGIPEADKKHMYERFFRAQNATNIKGTGLGLNIVKRYLELLDGEIAFKSKEGQGTTFTIKAPIQSKGIE, from the coding sequence ATGACTACCGCGCTCCACGATTCGGAGCAACGTCTCAAGTCCATCATCGACACGGCTGTTGACGGGATCATCACCATCGACACCCAGGGGGTCATCCAATCCATCAATCGATCGGCACTGGAACTTTTCCAGTACACTGAAGACGAACTTCTGGGTCAGAAGATCAATACACTGATGCCCGATCCGCATAAGACTGCACACGATACCTATATGGGCAACTATCACCGCACCGGGGTGAAGAAGATCATCGGTATCGGTCGACAGGTGGATGGCCAGAAAAAGGATGGCACCCTCTTCCCGTTCAGATTGAGTATCAGTGAGGTCCATCTCGATTCAGGTAAACTGTATACGGGCATCGTACATGATCTATCAGAGCAGGTCAAGGCTCAAGAAGAACTTACCCGTCTCAATGAATCCCTGGAGCAGAAGATCCAAGAACGTACCTCGCAGCTGAGCCAGGCCATCGATGACCTCAAAGATGTCAATGACAATCTGAATGCTGAGATCGCCAAGAGGAAGAAGACAGAAGAGGAGATCAAGGCCCTACTGGAGAAAGAGATCGAATTGGGCGCATTGAAGTCCCGTTTCGTTTCGATGGCCTCGCACGAATTCCGTACACCGCTGAGTGGGATACTGAGCAGCGCATCGCTCATCAGCAAATACACCCGCACAGAAGATGAGGACAAACGAGCCAAGCATATTGAACGCATCACCAACTCGGTGCACAACCTGACCAATATCCTCAACGATTTCCTCTCACTGGACAAACTCCAATCGGGCAAGGTCTCCATCCATCCATCGGAATTCAGCTTATCCGATCTCTGTCAGGAGGTCATGGATAGCACACAAGGTATGCTGACGGAGGAAAGACGATTCGACTACGCACATTCCGGCTCCGACACGATGAATGTCGATCGGAACATCCTCAAGAATATCCTGCTCAATCTGGTATCCAATGCCATCAAGTACTCTCGGGCCGATACGGTGATACAGATTCGTTCCCAGATCAAAGGTGCCTATCTGGAGATCAGCGTCACTGATGAAGGCATAGGCATACCCGAAGCGGATAAGAAACACATGTATGAACGGTTCTTCCGAGCACAGAACGCCACCAATATCAAGGGTACCGGTCTTGGGCTGAATATCGTCAAACGCTATCTGGAACTGTTGGATGGCGAGATAGCCTTTAAGAGTAAAGAAGGGCAGGGCACTACATTCACCATCAAGGCACCTATACAAAGCAAAGGGATAGAATGA